A DNA window from Pongo abelii isolate AG06213 chromosome 2, NHGRI_mPonAbe1-v2.0_pri, whole genome shotgun sequence contains the following coding sequences:
- the LOC100453534 gene encoding LOW QUALITY PROTEIN: heterogeneous nuclear ribonucleoprotein K-like (The sequence of the model RefSeq protein was modified relative to this genomic sequence to represent the inferred CDS: inserted 1 base in 1 codon) yields the protein METEHPEESFPNTETNGEFGKRPAEDMEEEQAFKRSRNTDEMVELRILLQSKNAGAMTGKGGKNIKALPTDYNASVSVPDSSGPQRILTISADIDTIGEILKKITPTLEEGLQLPSPTATSQLPLEPDAVECLNYQHYKGSDFDYELRLLIHQSLAGGIIRVKGVKIKELRENTQTTIKLFQECCPHSTDRVVLIGGKPDWVVECIKLILDLISESPIKGRAQPYDRNFYDETYDYGGFTMMFDDRFARPVGFPMRGRGGFDRMPPGRGGRPCXTSRRDYDDMSPRPGPPPPPPGRGGRGGSRARNLPLPPPPPPRGGDLMACDRRGRPGDRYNGMVGFSADETWDSAIDTWSPSEWQMAYEPHRGPGYVYSYAGGRGSYGDLGGPIITTQVTIPKDLAGSIIGKGGQRIKQICHESGASIKIDEPLEGSEDRIITITGTQEQIQNAQYLLQNSVKQYADVEGF from the exons atggaaactgaacatccGGAAGAAAGCTTTCCTAACACTGAAACCAATGGTGAATTTGGTAAACGCCCTGCAGAAGATATGGAAGAGGAACAAGCATTTAAAAGATCTAGAAACACTGATGAGATGGTTGAATTACGCATTCTGCTTCAGAGCAAGAATGCCGGGGCAATGACTGGAAAAGGAGGCAAGAATATCAAGGCTCTCCCTACAGACTACAATGCCAGTGTTTCAGTCCCAGACAGCAGTGGCCCCCAGCGCATATTGACTATCAGTGCTGATATtgacacaattggagaaattcTGAAGAAAATCACCCCTACCTTGGAAGAGGGCCTGCAGTTGCCATCACCCACTGCAACCAGCCAGCTCCCTCTCGAACCTGATGCTGTGGAATGCTTAAATTACCAACACTATAAAGGAAGTGACTTTGACTACGAGTTGAGGCTGTTGATTCATCAGAGTCTAGCAGGAGGAATTATCAGGGTCAAAGGTGTTAAAATCAAAGAACTTCGAGAGAACACTCAAACCACCATCAAGCTTTTCCAGGAATGCTGTCCTCATTCCACTGACAGAGTTGTTCTTATTGGAGGAAAACCCGATTGGGTTGTAGAGTGCATAAAGCTCATCCTTGATCTTATATCTGAGTCTCCCATCAAAGGACGTGCACAGCCTTATGATCGCAATTTTTACGACGAAACCTATGATTATGGTGGTTTTACAATGATGTTTGATGACCGCTTTGCACGCCCAGTGGGATTTCCCATGCGGGGGAGAGGTGGTTTTGACAGAATGCCTCCTGGTCGGGGTGGGCGTCCAT TTACATCTAGAAGAGATTATGATGATATGAGCCCTCGTCCAggaccacctccacctcctcccgGACGAGGCGGCCGGGGTGGTAGCAGAGCTCGgaatcttcctcttcctccaccaccaccacctagaGGGGGAGACCTCATGGCCTGTGACAGAAGAGGGAGACCTGGAGACCGTTACAACGGCATGGTTGGTTTCAGTGCTGATGAAACTTGGGACTCTGCAATAGACACATGGAGCCCATCAGAATGGCAGATGGCTTATGAGCCACACCGTGGCCCCGGGTATGTTTATTCCTATGCAGGGGGTCGTGGCTCATATGGTGATCTTGGTGGACCTATTATTACTACACAAGTAACGATTCCCAAAGATTTGGCTGGATCTATTATTGGCAAAGGTGGTCAGCGGATTAAACAAATCTGTCATGAGTCGGGAGCTTCGATCAAAATTGATGAGCCTTTAGAAGGATCCGAAGATCGGATCATTACCATTACAGGAACACAGGAACAGATACAGAATGCACAGTATTTGCTGCAGAACAGTGTGAAGCAGTATGCAGATGTTGAAGGATTCTAA